The Nycticebus coucang isolate mNycCou1 chromosome 2, mNycCou1.pri, whole genome shotgun sequence genome includes a window with the following:
- the LOC128560708 gene encoding uncharacterized protein LOC128560708 codes for MVFVTQPGGPEVGKEHTAWQHEDIPGHSPTWRKCHKSAVPPPRHLLGVPFDQERCGLKAPRQKGDKDFRTRSQSDQDSGRREAVWHTTNPAGQLPIGQRRRKVYPLTRLLERDFIPAVDECRGAGERRGTEERTAAHSPHTLNQGYCRVRGTDLTASQRSLLEAGLRPPRREGRRLGMLDRSQDLPCTFSHNLGLPEQPGFQILCSLMPYKTAELIVLVPLKFKSLQIQGPIF; via the exons ATGGTGTTTGTTACACAACCGGGAGGCCCAGAAGTGGGCAAGGAGCACACAG CCTGGCAGCATGAAGACATTCCAGGTCACAGTCCCACATGGAGGAAATGCCACAAGTCAGCCGTACCTCCACCTCG GCACTTGCTAGGGGTCCCCTTTGATCAGGAAAGATGTGGTCTCAAAGCTCCCCGGCAGAAGGGAGATAAAGACTTCAGAACACGCTCACAATCTGATCAGGATTCAGGGAGGCGGGag GCTGTCTGGCACACAACCAACCCTGCAGGGCAGCTGCCCATTGGGCAAAGGAGAAGAAAGGTCTATCCGCTCACTCGGCTGCTGGAAAG GGACTTCATCCCAGCGGTGGATGAATGCAGAGGGGCTGGAGAAAGAAGAGGTACAGAAGAGAGAACTGCAGCTCACTCCCCCCATACCCTAAACCAGGGATATTGCAGAGTTCGGGGGACAGACTTGACAGCTTCCCAGAGATCGCTGCTAGAGGCGGGCCTTCGTCCCCCTAGGAGAGAAGGCAGAAGGTTGGGAATGTTGGACAGGAGCCAGGACCTCCCTTGCACATTTTCACACAACCTGGGTCTTCCCGAGCAACCTGGGTTTCAAATCCTCTGCTCCCTGATGCCATATAAAACAGCAGAACTCATTGTCCTTGTCCCACTAAAGTTCAAGTCACTGCAAATACAGGGCCCAATATTCTAA